A window of Ignavibacteriales bacterium contains these coding sequences:
- a CDS encoding DUF5916 domain-containing protein, with protein sequence MKNVYRIRFTFFFFSLLALQQITAQGNLKPFKTDRPPIIDGNLNDQLWKDALSVSGFKTFAPDFGKEGTEKTISYAAYDSENLYFACRCYDRDPSKIKSSVSNRDNIRPDDWVCINLDSFNDQQSLYAFYVNPLGIQMDSRFASGQEDVSADFVWYSAGQKLSDGYSVEISIPLKSIRYSEGNPITMSVFFERYISRFSEHDSYPELDPAKGFAFLTQMMPLVYYDLKHYTLFEVLPAFTYNQKYNLNAGQLEKNVNQGEISLTTKYGITSDLILDGTYNPDFSQIEADAGQVDVNLRYQLYFPEKRPFFLEGNEIYNIAATKSSEIDPLISLVHTRTIINPLTGIKLSGKVSSNNTIAFLFAVDRLPLDTTALSGGYSYVPILRYKHSLSDDSYIGGVFTDREIKNSYDRVIGIDGMLRLTDAGTLEWNAFYSSSNSNILQEIQAGHALGLVYNYDSRNLYYSFTGKEISENFNVETGYLTRTGVFALTGLIRPKIYPNSSFIQRIDLETFSAQTQDKPSSMWETYNYVSAQAFFLGSWNFKLKYSYSTEIFLTEKFKTGGFQVSFGSQFTKRLAVFLSYMRTNSIYYSQNPYQGKSNRVSAIMVYNLSENFESYSTFTFSDFYRDSDSQLIYEYPIFRERLTYQLNKYLFFRGIVEYNKYKRQLLSDFLVSFTYVPGTVIHLGYGSLYQKTEWNEFQNRYVDNNNFLEAQRGFFFKMSYLWRN encoded by the coding sequence TTGAAGAATGTTTACCGCATAAGATTTACGTTTTTTTTCTTTTCACTTCTTGCATTGCAACAAATAACTGCACAAGGCAATCTCAAACCGTTTAAAACCGATAGACCACCTATAATAGATGGTAATCTCAATGATCAATTATGGAAAGATGCTTTATCTGTTTCGGGATTTAAAACATTTGCACCGGATTTTGGAAAAGAAGGCACAGAAAAAACTATATCTTATGCTGCTTATGATAGTGAGAATCTTTATTTCGCTTGCCGCTGTTATGATAGGGATCCGAGTAAAATAAAATCAAGTGTTTCTAACCGCGATAATATTCGTCCCGATGATTGGGTGTGCATAAATCTTGATTCATTCAATGATCAGCAATCTCTGTATGCTTTTTATGTAAATCCCTTAGGAATACAAATGGATAGCCGGTTTGCATCTGGACAGGAAGATGTTAGTGCTGATTTTGTTTGGTATAGCGCCGGACAAAAACTTTCGGATGGTTATAGTGTTGAGATAAGCATACCGCTAAAAAGTATCCGATATTCAGAAGGAAATCCTATTACTATGTCTGTCTTCTTCGAGAGATATATTAGCAGATTCTCCGAGCATGATTCTTATCCCGAATTGGATCCGGCTAAAGGATTTGCATTTCTCACTCAGATGATGCCTCTAGTTTATTATGATTTAAAACATTACACCTTGTTCGAAGTACTTCCCGCGTTTACTTACAATCAAAAATACAATCTCAATGCCGGTCAATTAGAAAAAAATGTAAACCAAGGAGAAATAAGTTTAACTACAAAATATGGAATTACTTCAGATCTAATTCTCGATGGAACTTACAATCCAGATTTCAGTCAAATCGAAGCAGATGCAGGACAAGTAGATGTAAACTTAAGATATCAATTGTACTTTCCTGAAAAGAGGCCATTTTTTCTGGAAGGAAATGAAATTTATAATATCGCCGCTACTAAATCATCTGAAATTGATCCGCTTATATCTTTAGTTCATACAAGAACAATTATAAATCCATTAACAGGAATTAAACTTTCTGGAAAAGTTAGTTCCAATAATACTATTGCTTTTTTGTTCGCTGTGGATAGACTACCTTTAGATACGACGGCATTATCAGGCGGCTATTCTTATGTACCGATACTTAGATATAAACATTCTCTCTCGGATGATAGTTATATTGGCGGAGTTTTTACGGACAGAGAAATAAAAAATAGTTATGACCGAGTTATTGGAATTGATGGTATGTTAAGACTAACCGATGCCGGCACTCTTGAATGGAATGCTTTCTATTCAAGTTCGAATTCAAATATTCTTCAAGAAATTCAAGCTGGGCACGCATTAGGATTAGTTTATAATTACGATTCAAGGAATTTGTATTACAGTTTTACCGGAAAAGAAATCTCGGAAAATTTTAATGTTGAGACTGGCTACTTAACTCGTACCGGAGTTTTTGCTCTAACCGGATTAATCAGACCAAAAATTTATCCTAATTCATCATTTATACAAAGAATTGATTTAGAAACTTTCTCTGCGCAAACACAAGATAAGCCAAGCAGTATGTGGGAAACGTATAACTATGTTTCAGCTCAAGCTTTTTTTCTCGGTTCGTGGAATTTTAAATTGAAATATTCATATTCAACAGAAATATTTTTAACTGAGAAATTTAAAACCGGAGGATTTCAAGTCAGTTTTGGAAGTCAATTTACTAAACGGCTTGCCGTTTTTTTATCCTACATGAGAACAAATTCAATATATTATTCACAAAATCCTTATCAAGGAAAGAGTAACCGCGTTAGCGCAATTATGGTTTATAATCTTTCAGAAAATTTTGAATCTTACTCGACTTTTACATTCTCTGATTTCTACCGCGATTCCGATTCTCAATTGATTTATGAGTATCCTATATTCAGAGAGCGATTAACTTACCAACTAAATAAATATCTTTTTTTCCGCGGAATAGTTGAGTACAATAAATACAAAAGGCAATTACTTAGCGATTTTCTAGTTTCATTTACATACGTGCCTGGAACAGTAATACATTTAGGTTACGGATCACTTTATCAAAAAACGGAATGGAATGAATTTCAAAATAGGTATGTTGACAACAATAATTTTCTTGAAGCACAAAGAGGTTTCTTTTTCAAAATGTCTTACTTGTGGAGAAATTAG
- a CDS encoding NAD-dependent epimerase/dehydratase family protein, whose protein sequence is MKIKTIITGSTGMVGEGVLYECLKHPDVESVLVINRKPCGVMHDKLKEIIHKDFFDLSQVESQLSGYNACYFCAGVSSVGKKEEEYKRITYDLTINFANTLLRLNPEMVFTYVSGVGTDSTEKGKSMWARVKGKTENDLLKLPFKATYMFRPGYIQPTKGLRNTYKIYKVLALYYPFWKILFPKFVITLEELGKAMINVVLKGSEKKILGCVDIRKVAE, encoded by the coding sequence ATGAAAATTAAAACTATAATAACCGGTTCAACAGGAATGGTGGGCGAGGGTGTTCTTTATGAATGCCTCAAACACCCCGATGTCGAATCAGTACTTGTAATAAATAGAAAACCATGCGGAGTTATGCACGATAAACTAAAAGAAATCATTCATAAAGATTTTTTTGATTTATCGCAGGTCGAAAGTCAACTATCAGGATATAATGCATGTTACTTCTGCGCAGGAGTTTCTTCTGTTGGAAAAAAGGAAGAAGAGTATAAGCGAATCACTTATGATTTAACAATAAATTTCGCAAATACTCTTCTAAGATTAAATCCGGAAATGGTTTTTACTTATGTATCGGGAGTTGGAACCGACAGTACCGAAAAAGGAAAAAGCATGTGGGCACGTGTAAAAGGCAAAACGGAAAATGATTTGTTGAAACTTCCTTTCAAAGCCACTTATATGTTTAGGCCCGGTTATATTCAGCCAACAAAAGGACTGAGAAACACTTACAAGATTTATAAAGTACTCGCTTTGTATTATCCGTTTTGGAAAATTCTTTTCCCGAAATTTGTTATTACACTTGAAGAGCTTGGCAAGGCAATGATAAATGTAGTTCTGAAAGGTTCTGAGAAAAAAATATTGGGTTGTGTTGATATTAGAAAGGTTGCAGAGTAG
- a CDS encoding DUF5916 domain-containing protein, giving the protein MITKFSMIILLCSVLIITSKSYSQAESDIKKPIMTILKIGKELELTGKLDNPIWSKAEPIELKYEITPGDNTPSPQRTIVRALYDEKYIYFGFQCFDTNPELIRANISDRDKLYQDDWVFVGLDTYGDFQRSYEFCVNPFGIMGDLLATNNSEDASVDWIWHASASKNETGWTAEMKIPFSSLNFPDAEVQNFRANILRTIPRSSRVQISWTSQDRNIPGFMSQAGYLTGIQNIKSGSSIELLPYAVGQKMGSFSNMSNPNSDFKFDPIQTRFGGGIKYSPSTNFSLDAVINPDFSQIESDAAQISVNTTFALYYNEKRPFFLIGQELLQTQMYYSRSINDPLAAARINGKTGSLSYLYMGAYDRNTVFVIPGEERSNTVATNLKSFVNIGRLRYNLGNESYVGSYIMTRNLDGGHNYLLGVDWNYRFWDNWNFLGEGFLSQTQELNEPAIFNSSRMFGSTEYNAAFNGEKYSGNGIRLEVNYNSTAYYAGLNINSYSPTYQTYNGLFNSNSYHSINFNNQYMIYPKDSFIDRGSIGISSYLKFNYDGLKREQVIQPHVNASLKGPINLYVGYLLVNDEQFSGIFFKGINRIFMSLSSNPINEISLSSYAELGKFIYRASSPTMGYGHDFSASVTLKPTSQLNISFSYSRARLSDNETNELFYDGNIYRAVGNYQFSSEILFRTIFQYDSFNKAFQFYPLFSYKLSAFTTFYAGATSNYSDYGEGFGFSNTNQQYFVKVQYLLGV; this is encoded by the coding sequence ATGATAACAAAATTTTCTATGATTATTCTTTTGTGTTCAGTATTAATAATCACATCTAAAAGCTATTCTCAAGCAGAGAGCGATATTAAAAAACCAATAATGACTATTTTAAAAATCGGTAAGGAGTTGGAATTAACTGGTAAACTTGATAATCCTATTTGGTCAAAAGCTGAACCGATAGAGCTTAAGTATGAGATTACCCCGGGTGATAACACACCCTCCCCTCAGAGAACAATTGTTAGAGCACTCTATGATGAAAAATATATTTATTTTGGATTCCAGTGCTTTGATACTAACCCGGAATTGATACGCGCTAACATTTCCGACCGCGACAAATTGTACCAGGATGATTGGGTGTTTGTTGGTTTAGACACTTATGGCGACTTTCAAAGATCTTATGAGTTTTGCGTTAACCCATTCGGTATAATGGGAGATTTACTCGCAACAAATAATAGTGAAGATGCAAGCGTTGATTGGATTTGGCATGCATCTGCATCTAAAAATGAAACCGGTTGGACTGCAGAAATGAAAATTCCATTTTCAAGTTTAAATTTTCCCGATGCTGAAGTACAAAATTTCAGAGCTAATATTCTTCGTACAATTCCAAGAAGCAGCCGCGTTCAAATTTCATGGACTTCACAAGACAGAAACATTCCCGGTTTCATGTCTCAAGCTGGATATTTAACCGGTATTCAAAATATTAAATCAGGCAGTTCCATCGAACTATTACCTTATGCCGTCGGTCAAAAAATGGGTTCTTTTTCAAACATGAGTAATCCAAACTCGGATTTCAAATTCGATCCTATTCAAACCCGTTTTGGCGGCGGTATAAAATATTCTCCCAGCACTAACTTTTCTTTAGATGCCGTTATTAATCCGGATTTCAGTCAAATCGAATCTGATGCCGCACAGATTAGTGTAAATACAACATTCGCTCTTTACTATAATGAAAAGCGTCCTTTCTTCTTAATTGGTCAAGAGTTATTGCAGACACAAATGTATTACTCACGTTCAATTAATGATCCTCTCGCTGCCGCAAGAATCAACGGTAAGACAGGTTCTCTTTCATATTTGTATATGGGAGCTTATGATAGAAATACTGTTTTCGTAATTCCCGGTGAAGAAAGAAGCAATACTGTAGCAACAAATTTAAAATCATTTGTAAACATTGGCAGACTTAGATATAATTTAGGTAATGAATCGTATGTAGGTAGTTACATTATGACAAGAAATTTAGATGGCGGTCATAATTATCTATTAGGCGTTGATTGGAATTACAGATTTTGGGACAATTGGAATTTCTTAGGAGAAGGATTTCTTTCACAAACTCAAGAGTTGAATGAACCGGCAATTTTCAATTCTTCAAGAATGTTTGGAAGTACTGAATATAATGCCGCTTTTAACGGTGAGAAGTATTCCGGAAACGGTATTCGATTGGAAGTCAATTATAATTCCACCGCTTATTATGCAGGACTTAATATTAATAGTTATTCACCTACTTATCAGACTTATAACGGACTTTTCAATTCTAATTCATATCATTCTATAAATTTTAATAATCAATACATGATATATCCAAAGGATTCATTCATTGATCGAGGTTCGATAGGAATTTCATCTTATTTGAAGTTCAATTATGATGGACTTAAAAGAGAACAAGTAATCCAACCACATGTCAATGCAAGTTTAAAAGGACCAATTAATTTATATGTCGGTTATCTTCTTGTTAACGATGAACAATTTAGCGGAATATTTTTTAAAGGAATTAACCGCATTTTTATGAGTTTAAGCTCTAATCCTATTAATGAAATATCTTTATCTTCATATGCAGAGTTAGGTAAATTCATTTATAGAGCAAGTTCACCTACAATGGGTTACGGACATGATTTTTCTGCGAGTGTTACTTTAAAACCAACATCGCAATTAAATATTTCTTTTTCTTATTCACGTGCAAGATTATCAGACAACGAAACAAATGAATTATTTTATGACGGGAATATTTATCGTGCAGTGGGCAATTATCAATTTTCCTCTGAGATTTTATTCCGTACTATTTTTCAATATGATTCCTTTAATAAAGCATTTCAATTTTATCCGCTATTCAGTTATAAGCTAAGTGCTTTTACAACTTTCTACGCCGGCGCCACAAGTAACTATTCGGATTATGGTGAAGGATTCGGATTCTCTAATACTAATCAACAATACTTCGTTAAAGTGCAGTATTTGTTAGGAGTTTAA
- a CDS encoding 2-oxo acid dehydrogenase subunit E2, with the protein MIVDFRLPHLGDGIHSADVIKILVKEGDNINTDQVVVEIETDKATVEIPSDISGIVKKVYVKDGQKAEVGEPLVAIEVSSLQSAVGSEKEEVRKEKESEIRNKKSEGELVVEPVVNNQSLITSNRSLITENEQSSIPSPIDLVHHMPKIITVPKNISKVVVPAAPSVRRFTREIGVDISLVRGSGSSGRISIEDVKAYAKTLNEQIQTWLPGQQGGFTLGGVGAVKESLPDFSKWGEIEHQSMSNIRRKTAEHLSYSWSTVPHVTQFDKADITELENLRKQFGKKVIEAGGKLTVTAILLKVIASAFKVFPQFNTSVDVDKSEIIFKKFINVGVAVDTDRGLLVPVIRDVDKKNIIQLSIELQEVSKKARDKKLSLEEMQGGCFTISNLGGIGGTYFTPIVNSPEVAILGVSKSSYEPVYINEKFEPRLIMPLSLSYDHRIIDGADGIRFLKWVVNALENPFLLSLEG; encoded by the coding sequence ATGATTGTAGATTTTAGATTACCGCATCTTGGAGATGGCATTCACTCGGCTGATGTTATTAAGATACTTGTCAAAGAAGGCGATAATATTAATACGGATCAAGTTGTTGTTGAGATCGAAACAGATAAAGCAACAGTAGAAATCCCCTCTGATATTTCCGGAATAGTAAAAAAAGTTTATGTGAAAGACGGACAAAAAGCTGAAGTAGGCGAGCCGTTGGTAGCTATTGAAGTTAGCAGTTTGCAGTCAGCAGTTGGCAGTGAGAAGGAAGAGGTTAGAAAAGAAAAGGAATCAGAAATAAGAAATAAGAAATCAGAAGGAGAACTCGTAGTAGAACCAGTCGTCAACAACCAATCACTAATCACTAGTAACCGATCGCTGATCACAGAAAACGAACAATCTTCAATTCCTTCACCAATAGATCTTGTTCACCATATGCCGAAAATTATTACAGTACCAAAAAATATTTCCAAAGTTGTAGTTCCTGCAGCGCCCTCTGTAAGAAGATTTACACGTGAGATCGGAGTTGATATTTCACTAGTACGAGGCAGCGGATCAAGCGGAAGAATATCTATTGAAGACGTTAAGGCTTATGCAAAAACTTTGAACGAACAAATTCAAACTTGGCTGCCGGGGCAGCAAGGTGGGTTTACTTTAGGTGGTGTTGGAGCTGTAAAAGAATCGCTTCCCGATTTTTCAAAGTGGGGAGAAATAGAACACCAGTCGATGAGCAACATCCGAAGAAAAACGGCAGAACATTTATCATATTCATGGTCAACTGTTCCGCATGTAACTCAATTTGATAAAGCAGATATAACTGAACTAGAAAATTTGCGGAAGCAATTCGGGAAAAAAGTTATTGAGGCGGGCGGCAAATTAACTGTAACTGCAATTCTTCTTAAAGTAATTGCATCAGCATTTAAAGTTTTTCCTCAATTCAACACAAGTGTTGATGTGGATAAGAGCGAGATCATATTCAAAAAATTTATAAATGTTGGTGTTGCCGTAGATACTGACCGAGGTTTGCTTGTTCCTGTTATTCGAGATGTAGATAAGAAAAATATTATTCAGCTTTCAATTGAACTTCAGGAAGTTTCTAAAAAAGCACGCGATAAGAAACTTTCTCTTGAAGAAATGCAAGGAGGTTGTTTTACAATTTCTAATCTTGGCGGAATTGGCGGAACGTATTTCACTCCGATTGTTAATTCGCCTGAAGTTGCAATTCTTGGTGTTTCAAAATCGTCTTATGAACCGGTTTACATAAACGAGAAATTTGAACCACGATTGATCATGCCGTTATCACTTTCGTACGATCATCGAATAATAGATGGAGCTGATGGAATTAGATTTTTGAAATGGGTTGTTAACGCTCTTGAAAATCCTTTCTTGCTTTCTTTGGAAGGATGA
- the aceE gene encoding pyruvate dehydrogenase (acetyl-transferring), homodimeric type, with protein sequence MNENNSNGRSGLDEIEVREWLESLEYVLQSGGPEKVRELLHNLDTYAHESGVDLPFTANTPHINTIPKEQEPPFPGGREIERRIKSLIRWNAMAMVVRANKEETGIGGHISTYASAATLYEIGFNHFFRGKDGDSEGDIIYFQGHASPGIYARAFLEGRISKEQVENFRRELKPGGGLSSYPHPWLMPDFWEFPTVSMGLGPIQAIYQARFNRYLEDRGLKKVSDQKVWAFLGDGETDEPEALGAISLASREKLDNLIFVINCNLQRLDGPVRGNGNIVQELEANFRGAGWNVIKVIWGSDWDPLLVADKSGLLIKRMNEILDGESQNYIVHDGKYIRENFFGKYPELQKLVEKYTDEQLEKMKRGGHDPEKVYAAYKAAVEHKGAPTVILAKTVKGYGLGEAGEGKNITHQQKKMNEEELKEFRTRFSIPISDDEIAKTPFYRPPEDSAEIKYLKERRKALGGYVPKRVTKATPLKTPSEELFEEFYSGTEGREVSTTMVFVKILAKLLRDKELGHLIVPIVPDEARTFGMEALFRQIGIYSHAGQLYEPVDKDSLLYYKEAKNGQILEEGITEAGSMSSFMAAGTSYATHGINTIPFFTYYSMFGFQRFGDLAWAAGDMRCKGFLLGATAGRTTLAGEGLQHQDGNSHLLAYTIPNVVAYDPAFAYELAVIIRDGIYRMYEKQENVYYYTTIMNENYAQPEMPKGVKDGILKGMYKFRASGVKDQKVKAHLLGSGTILNEVIKAQEILESKYNVSADIWSVTSYKNLHLDAQETERWNMFHPDKEARVPYISQVTKGESGVFISASDYVQLSSDAISKWLPGLLHSLGTFGFGRSEGRTSLRDFFEVDAKHIIYATLYSLMKEGKIKAEVVKKAAKDLGINPDKKNPAKA encoded by the coding sequence ATGAATGAAAATAATAGCAACGGACGTTCTGGCTTGGATGAAATTGAAGTCCGTGAATGGTTGGAATCATTAGAATATGTATTGCAATCAGGCGGACCGGAAAAAGTAAGAGAACTGTTGCATAATCTTGATACTTACGCACATGAATCCGGTGTTGATCTTCCGTTCACTGCAAACACACCTCACATAAATACAATCCCGAAAGAACAAGAACCTCCTTTCCCAGGTGGAAGAGAAATTGAACGCAGAATAAAAAGTTTGATCCGTTGGAATGCAATGGCAATGGTTGTCCGTGCAAATAAAGAAGAAACTGGAATAGGCGGACACATTTCCACTTACGCATCAGCGGCAACACTCTACGAAATTGGTTTCAATCATTTCTTCAGAGGTAAAGACGGTGACTCGGAAGGTGATATAATTTATTTTCAAGGTCATGCTTCACCCGGAATTTATGCTCGCGCTTTTCTTGAAGGAAGAATATCAAAAGAGCAGGTAGAAAATTTTAGAAGAGAATTAAAACCGGGCGGCGGGCTTTCTTCTTATCCGCATCCTTGGTTAATGCCTGACTTCTGGGAATTCCCGACCGTATCGATGGGACTAGGACCAATTCAAGCAATCTATCAAGCAAGGTTCAACAGATATCTTGAAGACCGTGGATTAAAGAAAGTTAGCGATCAAAAAGTTTGGGCATTTCTTGGCGATGGTGAAACAGATGAACCGGAAGCATTAGGTGCAATTTCTTTAGCATCGCGAGAGAAACTTGATAATTTAATTTTTGTCATCAATTGCAACTTACAAAGACTAGACGGACCGGTTCGCGGTAATGGAAATATAGTTCAGGAACTCGAAGCAAATTTCCGTGGTGCGGGATGGAACGTAATAAAAGTTATTTGGGGAAGCGATTGGGATCCTTTACTTGTTGCAGATAAATCGGGATTACTGATTAAAAGAATGAATGAAATTCTCGACGGTGAATCTCAAAATTATATTGTGCACGATGGAAAATATATCCGTGAAAATTTCTTTGGTAAATATCCGGAACTCCAAAAACTTGTTGAAAAATATACTGATGAACAATTAGAAAAAATGAAACGCGGCGGACACGATCCGGAAAAAGTTTATGCAGCTTACAAAGCTGCCGTTGAACATAAAGGTGCACCGACAGTAATTCTTGCAAAGACAGTTAAAGGTTACGGACTCGGTGAAGCGGGCGAAGGAAAGAATATTACACATCAACAAAAAAAAATGAATGAAGAAGAGTTGAAAGAATTTAGAACACGGTTCTCAATTCCTATCAGCGATGATGAAATAGCAAAAACGCCATTCTACCGTCCTCCCGAAGATTCTGCCGAGATCAAATATTTAAAAGAAAGAAGGAAAGCTCTTGGCGGTTACGTTCCCAAAAGAGTTACTAAAGCCACTCCGCTTAAAACTCCTTCTGAAGAATTATTTGAAGAATTTTATTCGGGCACAGAAGGGCGTGAAGTTTCAACAACAATGGTGTTCGTAAAAATTCTAGCAAAACTTTTACGTGATAAAGAACTTGGTCATTTAATTGTGCCAATAGTTCCAGACGAAGCGCGTACATTTGGTATGGAAGCTTTGTTCAGACAAATCGGAATTTATTCTCATGCAGGTCAACTTTATGAGCCGGTTGACAAAGACAGCTTGCTATATTATAAAGAAGCAAAGAACGGACAAATCCTTGAAGAAGGAATTACCGAAGCCGGATCGATGTCGTCATTCATGGCTGCCGGAACTTCTTATGCAACACACGGCATTAATACAATTCCATTCTTTACCTATTATTCTATGTTTGGCTTCCAAAGATTTGGTGATCTTGCATGGGCGGCGGGCGATATGCGATGTAAAGGATTTTTACTAGGTGCGACTGCAGGACGAACAACACTTGCAGGTGAAGGTTTACAGCATCAAGACGGAAATAGTCACTTGCTTGCATATACAATTCCAAATGTTGTTGCTTATGATCCGGCGTTTGCTTACGAGCTTGCTGTAATTATTCGAGATGGAATTTACCGCATGTATGAAAAGCAAGAGAATGTTTATTACTACACTACAATTATGAATGAGAATTATGCCCAGCCTGAAATGCCGAAAGGTGTTAAGGATGGAATATTAAAAGGAATGTATAAATTTAGAGCGAGTGGAGTTAAAGACCAAAAAGTAAAAGCTCACTTGCTTGGCAGCGGAACAATTTTAAACGAAGTAATCAAAGCGCAAGAAATTCTTGAGAGTAAATACAATGTCTCAGCCGATATTTGGAGTGTAACCAGTTACAAAAATTTACATCTTGATGCACAAGAAACTGAGCGCTGGAATATGTTTCATCCGGATAAAGAAGCACGGGTTCCTTATATCTCTCAAGTTACAAAAGGTGAAAGCGGAGTTTTTATTTCTGCTTCCGATTATGTTCAGCTATCGAGCGATGCAATTTCGAAATGGCTCCCGGGTCTGCTTCATTCTCTCGGTACATTCGGATTCGGAAGAAGTGAAGGAAGAACGTCTTTGCGTGATTTTTTCGAAGTAGATGCAAAACATATTATTTACGCAACACTTTATTCTTTGATGAAAGAAGGAAAGATAAAAGCAGAAGTTGTAAAAAAAGCGGCTAAGGATTTGGGAATTAATCCGGATAAAAAGAATCCGGCAAAAGCATAA
- a CDS encoding acyltransferase family protein, producing METKEKRHDIDWLRVIAFYILIFFHVGMVFVPWEFHLKNNQTVEWFETWMAFLHQWRLPLLFMISGIVLYHSMGARLGKSFFAERSRRLLIPLIFGMLVIVPPQIYYDRLFHGFHFANYWEFWKTVFNFVPYPMGGSLSWHHLWYVLYIFIYSLIAYPLFKYLRNEKSLNFRNKIGLFIKKHPNSIYLLIVPLLIYYYTLSQKFPETHGLIDDWYLHSVSFTLFIVGFGISAINGFWDVLVAKRKQSLILALIPTLVLALFVWGPTFTIVNEDADWFIYVYGIFKMVMIPSLLYATLGYGRVYLNKPSKVLSYANESVYPLYILHQSVELIFTYYIIQLDWGVLPKFVLLVFVTFGISLLIYELFIKRYNITRLLFGMKPIRKAEAIIHIQTTEKVLQTEINN from the coding sequence ATGGAAACGAAAGAAAAACGTCACGATATAGATTGGCTGAGAGTAATAGCATTCTATATTTTAATATTCTTCCACGTAGGAATGGTGTTCGTTCCATGGGAATTTCACTTAAAGAATAATCAAACAGTTGAATGGTTCGAAACTTGGATGGCATTTCTGCATCAATGGCGACTGCCGCTATTGTTTATGATTTCCGGAATTGTTCTTTATCATTCAATGGGCGCTCGTCTTGGAAAATCATTTTTTGCAGAGCGAAGCAGAAGACTTTTGATTCCTCTCATATTCGGGATGTTAGTTATTGTCCCGCCGCAAATCTATTACGATAGATTATTCCATGGATTTCATTTCGCGAATTATTGGGAATTTTGGAAAACAGTTTTCAATTTTGTCCCTTATCCAATGGGCGGAAGTTTAAGCTGGCATCATCTCTGGTATGTGCTCTACATTTTTATTTATTCTTTAATTGCTTATCCACTTTTCAAATATTTAAGAAATGAAAAATCGCTCAACTTTAGAAATAAAATCGGATTGTTTATTAAAAAACATCCAAATTCAATTTATTTACTCATAGTTCCATTACTAATTTATTATTACACGCTTAGCCAAAAATTTCCTGAGACACATGGACTAATTGATGATTGGTATCTACATAGTGTTTCATTTACTTTATTCATTGTAGGTTTTGGTATTTCTGCAATCAATGGATTTTGGGATGTACTAGTTGCAAAAAGGAAGCAATCATTAATTCTTGCTCTTATTCCAACTTTAGTTCTCGCGCTTTTTGTTTGGGGTCCTACTTTTACAATCGTAAATGAAGATGCAGATTGGTTCATATATGTGTATGGTATTTTCAAAATGGTGATGATTCCTTCCTTACTCTATGCAACACTTGGATACGGAAGAGTTTATTTGAACAAGCCAAGTAAAGTGCTTTCATATGCAAATGAATCGGTTTACCCATTGTACATTTTGCATCAAAGCGTTGAATTGATTTTCACTTACTATATAATTCAATTGGATTGGGGAGTCCTGCCGAAGTTTGTTTTATTGGTTTTTGTTACGTTCGGTATAAGTTTATTGATTTACGAATTATTCATTAAACGTTATAATATAACGCGCTTACTCTTTGGAATGAAGCCAATTCGCAAAGCTGAAGCTATCATTCATATACAAACAACAGAAAAAGTTCTGCAAACTGAGATCAACAATTAA